In one Plasmodium falciparum 3D7 genome assembly, chromosome: 14 genomic region, the following are encoded:
- a CDS encoding DIX domain-containing protein, putative, protein MSKPTVVFYHIINDKEDKNSQNVFYILKPIGSITLKDIKHEFPLMGTYHFRFKILHNNIPAWVDVTDESSPVPSLNSCIYAKVLRLSWLDNKTGKEITNDKNLHDRDMMKSYKNDKMTYHQGNETNHIGDHMEESQKTKSNIDMLLFETAPNKSNQTNINKKNDDSKDQNYFDLMFN, encoded by the exons ATGTCAAAACCTACTGTtgtattttatcatataataaatgataaagaagataaaaattCACAAAacgttttttatattttaaagccTATAGGTTCCATAACATTGAAGGATATCAAACATGAATTTCCTTTGATGGGAACATACCACTTCAg ATTTAAAATccttcataataatattcctgCTTGGGTTGATGTTACTGATGAATCATCTCCTGTGCCTAGTCTGAATTCTTGCATATATGCaaaa GTTTTGAGACTAAGCTGGCTAGATAATAAAACAGGAAAGGAAATAACTAACGACAAAAATTTACATGATCGAGATATGATGAAatcttataaaaatgataaaatgacTTATCATCAAGGAAATGAAACAAACCATATTGGTGATCATATGGAAGAATCACAGAAAACAAAAAGTAATATCGAcatgttattatttgaaaCAGCACCAAATAAATCTAATCAAAccaatataaacaaaaaaaatg aTGATTCTAAAGATCAAAACTATTTTGATTTAATGTTTAATTAG